Genomic DNA from Bacteroides zhangwenhongii:
AGGTACTAACTTTCTGTATTTAATGACCTGTTTATGAATAGTTTTTGAGAAATATTTGCCGAAAGTTTTGTGAATAAAGAAAGTATGTGTAATTTTGCGGCGCAATTTGACTGCGGAATTTTTTTAATCATAACATATTAATAGTAACAAAATGATTGTAGTACCTGTAAAAGAAGGCGAAAACATTGAAAAAGCGCTGAAGAAGTTCAAAAGAAAATTTGAGAAAACTGGCATTGTGAAAGAATTGAGAAGCAGACAGCAGTTTGACAAACCGTCTGTAACTAAAAGACTTAAGAAGGAACGTGCAGTTTACGTACAACAACTTCAGCAAATAGAAGATTAATAATTCGTAATTTCCTTTGAATTATTGAATTCTTTTCATACATTCGTTGCACGATTTAGATGTAGCGATTATGTTGATAGAATCTTTTCTTGATTATCTCCGGTATGAGCGGAATTATTCTGATAAAACCGTTCTTGCGTATGGTGAGGATATAAGGCAATTACAGGAGTTTGCTCAGGAAGAGTATGGGAAATTTGATCCGTTGGAGGTCGAGGCTGAACTGATTCGTGAATGGATTGTTTCATTGATGGATAAGGGATATACCTCAACTTCTGTAAATCGCAAGCTAAGTACGCTTCGGACATTTTATAAGTTTCTTTTGAAGAAAGGAGAGGTGACGGTAGATCCATTACGAAAAATAGTGGGACCTAAAAATAAAAAACCGTTGCCGGTATTCCTGAAAGAAAATGAAATGAATAAATTGCTGGATGAGACGGACTTTGGCGAGGGGTTTAAAGGTTGTCGGGATCGATTGATTATTGAAATGTTTTATGCTACCGGCATGAGACTTTCGGAATTGATAGATTTGGATGATAAAGATGTGGATTTCTCAGGATCTTGCCTGAAAGTGACCGGGAAAAGAAACAAGCAGCGGTTGATTCCGTTTGGTGATGAACTGCGGGATTGGATGCTTGGGTATATTGATGTAAGAAACGAAATGATTCCGGAAAGGTCGGAGGCCTTTTTTGTAAGAGAGAACGGCGAACGGCTTTATAAGAATCTGGTCTATAATTTAGTGAAACGGAACCTGTCAAAGGTGGCGACGCTGAAAAAAAAGAGTCCTCACGTGTTGAGGCATACTTTTGCAACCACAATGCTGAATAATAATGCGGAGTTGGGCGCAGTAAAGGAACTTTTGGGTCACGAGAGTATAACAACAACCGAGATCTATACGCATGCCACATTTGAAGAACTTAAAAAAGTGTATAAACAGGCTCATCCAAGAGCCTAAAAAAAGGAGGTAAGTATGGATATTAGAATTCAATCAATTCACTTTGATGCGTCAGAGCAATTGCAGGCATTTATTCAGAAAAAAGTGTCTAAGTTGGAAAAATATTACGAAGATATAAAGAAAGTAGAGGTGTCATTAAAGGTAGTTAAACCGGAAGTTGCTGCAAATAAAGAAGCAGGTATTAAAATACTTGTCCCTAACGGGGAGTTTTATGCCAGCAAAGTGTGTGATACGTTTGAAGAAGCGATTGATTTGGATGTGGAAGCACTCGAAAAACAACTGGTTAAGTACAAGGAAAAACAGCGTAGCAAATAAAAAAATCCCAAATATTTTGCGGGAAAGAAATAAATAACTAAATTTGCAGCCGTTTCGCTCGCGTTAGAACGTGACGGTTGCATTTTTTAGCTAGAACGCCTCTTTAGCTCAGTTGGCCAGAGCACGTGATTTGTAATCTCGGGGTCGTTGGTTCGAATCCGACAAGAGGCTCAAAGAAGTGGAAAGTTGAGAATGGAAAATTGAGAGTTCCATGCGAAATTTGAAACTTCAATTGAAAATAATAAGGAGAACTGAGACGGAAAGAATTCACTCTCAACTTTCAACTCTACATTCTCCACTTGTTTAAGGGCAAATACCAGAGTGGCCAAATGGGGCAGACTGTAAATCTGCTGGCTTACGCCTTCGGTGGTTCGAATCCATCTTTGCCCACGATCAGAGTGACAACTTTGGCAAGAATGCGGAAGTAGCTCAGTTGATAGAGCATTAGCCTTCCAAGCTGAGGGTCGCGGGTTTGAGCCCCGTCTTCCGCTCTTTTTCTTGCTGTTATAGCTCAGTGGTAGAGCACTTCCTTGGTAAGGAAGAGGTCCCGGGTTCAAATCCCGGTAACAGCTCATAAAGATGTAAATGCTGATTATTAATCAAATAAATAACAAGTAAAGCTATGGCTAAAGAGAAATTTGAACGTACCAAACCGCACGTAAACATTGGTACAATCGGTCACGTAGACCACGGTAAGACAACGTTGACAGCTGCTATCACTACAGTGTTGGCAAAGAAAGGTCTTTCTGAGTTGCGTTCTTTCGATTCTATCGACAACGCTCCTGAAGAAAAGGAAAGAGGTATTACTATCAATACTTCACACGTTGAGTACGAAACAGCTAACCGTCACTACGCACACGTTGACTGTCCGGGACACGCCGACTATGTAAAGAACATGGTTACTGGTGCTGCTCAGATGGACGGTGCTATCATCGTTTGTGCTGCAACTGATGGTCCGATGCCTCAGACTCGCGAACATATCTTGTTGGCTCGTCAGGTAAACGTACCTCGTCTGGTTGTATTCTTGAACAAGTGCGATATGGTTGATGATGAAGAAATGTTGGAACTCGTTGAAATGGAAATGAGAGAACTTCTTTCTTTCTATGATTTCGATGGTGACAATACTCCTATCATCCGTGGTTCTGCTCTTGGCGCATTGAATGGCGTTGAAAAGTGGGAAGATAAAGTGATGGAATTGATGGAAGCTGTTGATACTTGGATTCCACTGCCTCCGCGTGATGTTGATAAACCATTCTTGATGCCGGTTGAAGACGTGTTCTCTATCACAGGTCGTGGTACTGTAGCAACAGGTCGTATCGAAACAGGTGTTATCCACGTAGGTGACGAAATCGAAATCCTTGGTTTGGGTGAAGATAAGAAATCAGTTGTAACTGGTGTTGAAATGTTCCGTAAACTGTTGGATCAGGGTGAAGCTGGTGATAACGTAGGTTTGTTGCTTCGTGGTATCGACAAGAACGAAATCAAACGTGGTATGGTTCTTTGTAAACCGGGTCAGATTAAACCGCACTCTAAATTCAAAGCTGAGGTTTATATCTTGAAGAAAGAAGAAGGTGGTCGTCACACTCCGTTCCACAACAAATACCGTCCTCAGTTCTACTTGCGTACTATGGACTGTACAGGTGAAATCACTTTGCCGGAAGGAACTGAAATGGTAATGCCGGGTGATAACGTAACTATCACAGTTGAGTTGATCTACCCTGTAGCATTGAATCCGGGTCTTCGTTTCGCTATCCGCGAAGGTGGACGTACGGTAGGTGCTGGTCAGATTACAGAAATTCTTGACTAATACACAATAATTAATCAGTTCCCGGTTCTTTATCGGGAACTGATTATGTACACACGGGAGTAGCTCAGTTGGTAGAGCACCGGTCTCCAAAACCGGGTGTCGGGAGTTCGAGCCTCTCCTCCCGTGCTAATATTATTGAAATGAAAAAGGTAATAGCTTATATTAAAGAATCTTACGACGAACTTGTTCATAAAGTTTCGTGGCCTACGTATTCTGAACTTGCTAACAGTGCAGTAGTTGTTTTATATGCTTCCCTGCTTATTGCATTGGTAGTATGGGGTATGGATGTCTGTTTCCAGAACTTCATGGAAAAAATTGTTTATCCACATTAAAAATTAGGAATTGAAAATGGCTGAGATTGAGAAGAAATGGTACGTTCTGCGTGCTATTAGCGGAAAAGAAGCTAAGGTTAAGGAATACCTTGAAGCTGACATTAAAAACAGCGACCTTGGTGAATATGTATCTCAGGTATTGATTCCGACTGAAAAAGTTTACCAGGTTCGCAATGGTAAGAAAATTGTGAAGGAAAGAAGTTATCTTCCTGGCTACGTTTTGGTGGAGGCTGCTTTGGTTGGTGAGGTTTCTCATCACTTGCGCAATACTCCGAATGTGATAGGCTTTTTAGGCGGCTCCGAGAAACCGGTGCCTCTCAGACAATCAGAAGTGAATCGTATACTTGGTACAGTGGACGAATTGCAGGAAACGGGTGAAGAACTCAATATTCCGTACGTGGTTGGTGAAACTGTTAAAGTTACTTTTGGTCCTTTCAGCGGATTCAGTGGTATCATTGAAGAGGTGAATAGCGAAAAAAAGAAACTAAAGGTCATGGTAAAGATATTCGGGCGTAAAACACCGCTTGAATTGGGCTTTATGCAAGTGGAAAAGGAATAACACGGAATTGTTACGCTGTTGTTGTTCTTCGTTTAATGTTTATATATAAATCAATAAAAAAATGGCTAAAGAAGTTGCTGGACTAATCAAATTACAGATTAAAGGAGGCGCTGCAAATCCATCACCTCCCGTTGGACCTGCTTTGGGTTCTAAGGGTATCAATATCATGGAATTTTGCAAGCAATTCAATGCCAGAACCCAAGACAAGGCAGGTAAGATTTTACCTGTTATCATTACTTACTACGCAGATAAGTCTTTCGATTTTGTAATCAAGACT
This window encodes:
- the rpsU gene encoding 30S ribosomal protein S21, yielding MIVVPVKEGENIEKALKKFKRKFEKTGIVKELRSRQQFDKPSVTKRLKKERAVYVQQLQQIED
- the xerC gene encoding tyrosine recombinase XerC; translation: MLIESFLDYLRYERNYSDKTVLAYGEDIRQLQEFAQEEYGKFDPLEVEAELIREWIVSLMDKGYTSTSVNRKLSTLRTFYKFLLKKGEVTVDPLRKIVGPKNKKPLPVFLKENEMNKLLDETDFGEGFKGCRDRLIIEMFYATGMRLSELIDLDDKDVDFSGSCLKVTGKRNKQRLIPFGDELRDWMLGYIDVRNEMIPERSEAFFVRENGERLYKNLVYNLVKRNLSKVATLKKKSPHVLRHTFATTMLNNNAELGAVKELLGHESITTTEIYTHATFEELKKVYKQAHPRA
- the hpf gene encoding ribosome hibernation-promoting factor, HPF/YfiA family — translated: MDIRIQSIHFDASEQLQAFIQKKVSKLEKYYEDIKKVEVSLKVVKPEVAANKEAGIKILVPNGEFYASKVCDTFEEAIDLDVEALEKQLVKYKEKQRSK
- the tuf gene encoding elongation factor Tu, which translates into the protein MAKEKFERTKPHVNIGTIGHVDHGKTTLTAAITTVLAKKGLSELRSFDSIDNAPEEKERGITINTSHVEYETANRHYAHVDCPGHADYVKNMVTGAAQMDGAIIVCAATDGPMPQTREHILLARQVNVPRLVVFLNKCDMVDDEEMLELVEMEMRELLSFYDFDGDNTPIIRGSALGALNGVEKWEDKVMELMEAVDTWIPLPPRDVDKPFLMPVEDVFSITGRGTVATGRIETGVIHVGDEIEILGLGEDKKSVVTGVEMFRKLLDQGEAGDNVGLLLRGIDKNEIKRGMVLCKPGQIKPHSKFKAEVYILKKEEGGRHTPFHNKYRPQFYLRTMDCTGEITLPEGTEMVMPGDNVTITVELIYPVALNPGLRFAIREGGRTVGAGQITEILD
- the secE gene encoding preprotein translocase subunit SecE translates to MKKVIAYIKESYDELVHKVSWPTYSELANSAVVVLYASLLIALVVWGMDVCFQNFMEKIVYPH
- the nusG gene encoding transcription termination/antitermination protein NusG; amino-acid sequence: MAEIEKKWYVLRAISGKEAKVKEYLEADIKNSDLGEYVSQVLIPTEKVYQVRNGKKIVKERSYLPGYVLVEAALVGEVSHHLRNTPNVIGFLGGSEKPVPLRQSEVNRILGTVDELQETGEELNIPYVVGETVKVTFGPFSGFSGIIEEVNSEKKKLKVMVKIFGRKTPLELGFMQVEKE